GCCCTACTCACGGTGGTGGGGGTGATCGTCTGGTTGGCCGAGCGTCGACGCAACGATCAATTCCCCGAGTCGCCCCTGGAGGGCGTCGCCAGCGGCATCTGGTGGTCCGCCACCACGATGACCACCGTCGGCTACGGTGACAAGGCGCCGGCCACCCTGCCCGGGCGGGTGGTGGGGCTGATCTGGATGTTCGCCAGCATCATCATCATTTCGGGCTTTACGGCGGCGATCGCCACCGCCCTGACCGTCGATCGGCTGGAGAACACGATCAGCGGCATCGACGACCTCCAGGGCCGGCGCGTGATCACGGTTACGGGGAGCACGAGCGCGGCCTACCTCGACGATCACCTGATTCGCCATCGCACGCGCCCCGCGGTGGAGGACGCCATCGCCGCCCTCGCGGCGGGTGAGGCGGATGCGGTGGTGTACGACATGCCCATCCTGCGCTACCTCGCCGCCACTCAAGCTAACGACACGGTACGCGTGCTGCCGAATCAGTTCGCTCACCAGGACTACGGTATCGCCCTGCCGAACGGCTCGCCCCTGCGCGAGGCAATCAACCAGGAGATCCTGCGCCATACGCGCAGCGCCGAGTGGGAGCGGCTGCTGGCCACCTACCTCGGGGAAGACTAGGGATCTCAGGACGCTAAAGGGAGGCGAGGCGTTGCCCTGGGGTAAGGGGGCAACGCCCGCCGATTGGCTCCTCGGGGAGCCGCCGCAGCGGCCGGAGCTCTTATTGCTTTCGTCGCAGCGAACGTCTCGAGCGAGCTGGGGAGCCGGGGGGCAAGGGCTGGCTCGATGACGTTCTGTAGGGCTTAGCGCCACGGCGCGGGGGATTCCCTCACCGCTCCCCCATCGCGTGTACCATGCGCCGCCATGGACAACGTCATCACCATCCGAAGCCTGGGCAAGCGCTACGCGTCCGGCCACGTCGCCCTGAAGTCCATCGACCTGGACATCCGGCGAGGCGAGATCATCGCCCTCCTGGGCCCCAATGGCGCTGGCAAGACCACGCTGATCAGCATCATCTGCGGCATCGTCCAGCCCACCTCTGGCGAGGTGCGGGTCGATGGTGCCGACATCACCCGGGACTTTCGCGCGGCGCGCGCCGCCATCGGCCTGGTGCCCCAGGAACTGGCCACGGACACCTTCGAGACCGTGTGGGCCACCGTGAGCTTCAGCCGTGGCTTGTTCGGCAAGGCGCCCGACCCCGCCTACCTCGAGCAGGTGCTGAAGACGCTCTCGCTCTGGGACAAGAAGGACGCGCGCATCCTCACCCTCTCCGGCGGCATGAAGCGACGCGTG
The Pseudomonadota bacterium DNA segment above includes these coding regions:
- a CDS encoding transporter substrate-binding domain-containing protein codes for the protein MSVTALLPMLARLRASLLPAALALLTVAGPGHAQEVPQAAGAEDGQRSAPLVIATREAPPFALRDGNGEWEGITVALLRELSTTLAFDFELVEMDLTQMLDAVQAGEVDAAASAITITAERESAVDFTHPFYSSGLGIAVPRKSSGSLFSALGRFGSLAFLEAALALLALLTVVGVIVWLAERRRNDQFPESPLEGVASGIWWSATTMTTVGYGDKAPATLPGRVVGLIWMFASIIIISGFTAAIATALTVDRLENTISGIDDLQGRRVITVTGSTSAAYLDDHLIRHRTRPAVEDAIAALAAGEADAVVYDMPILRYLAATQANDTVRVLPNQFAHQDYGIALPNGSPLREAINQEILRHTRSAEWERLLATYLGED